From Synoicihabitans lomoniglobus, the proteins below share one genomic window:
- the nikR gene encoding nickel-responsive transcriptional regulator NikR — protein sequence MPRKDTVARFSVSLPSSLLDELDLLVKRRGFHSRSQAVAALAREGLVEMKSEEGSGTMAGTINLVYDYRTRNLQTKLMAIQHKYYVMVVTSQHVHLEHHHYLEVLLVQGPVEDLRKLTDELSACKGVKYCKLQLAAEALPPLL from the coding sequence ATGCCGCGCAAGGATACCGTCGCCCGCTTCAGTGTTTCCCTGCCTTCGAGTCTGCTCGACGAACTCGATTTGCTGGTGAAACGCCGTGGTTTTCACAGCCGCTCCCAAGCGGTGGCTGCCCTCGCACGCGAGGGTTTGGTCGAGATGAAATCCGAGGAGGGTTCGGGCACGATGGCGGGCACGATCAACTTGGTCTACGACTACCGCACGCGGAATCTCCAGACCAAGCTCATGGCGATCCAGCACAAGTATTACGTCATGGTCGTCACGAGCCAGCACGTGCATCTGGAGCATCACCATTACCTCGAGGTCCTGTTGGTCCAGGGGCCGGTGGAGGACTTGCGCAAACTGACCGACGAGCTCAGCGCCTGCAAGGGCGTCAAATACTGCAAGCTCCAGCTCGCTGCCGAAGCGCTGCCGCCGTTGCTCTGA
- a CDS encoding ABC transporter permease — translation MPRESWLAVQKPLPSARRWPLWALSFLLPLAVWSAVSYVPFLWHPMIKVETSGAVTWLKPGTLIEREQFAHQVEQAVAQGGEAPTGGRANPIYLPAPHRVGRALYTAFTTKPAIRADVWLHESLWSSIQTIFWGFTLSSLIGVPLGILCGSFASVSRVTEPFVDFVRYMPAPVFGALMVAVWGIYQEPKIAIIFIGTFFQQVLVVSNTVRKVDPALIEAAQTLGAKNRHLLMRVIVPASLPDLYNDLRILLGWAWTYLIVAEVIGVSSGITFFINQQAKYRNFENVYAAIFIIGLIGLLTDQVLGFVGARLFGWRTLKPSRLRTLWQRFFSDRYITLWPERVTRKGDV, via the coding sequence ATGCCACGCGAGTCTTGGCTAGCCGTCCAGAAGCCGCTGCCGTCCGCGCGACGGTGGCCGCTCTGGGCATTGTCGTTTCTGCTGCCTTTGGCGGTGTGGAGCGCGGTGAGCTATGTGCCTTTTCTGTGGCATCCCATGATCAAGGTGGAGACGTCGGGCGCGGTGACCTGGCTCAAACCGGGCACGCTGATCGAACGGGAACAGTTTGCTCACCAGGTGGAGCAGGCGGTCGCCCAAGGCGGCGAAGCACCCACGGGGGGGCGGGCGAATCCGATTTATCTGCCTGCGCCACACCGAGTCGGCCGCGCCCTCTACACGGCGTTCACCACCAAGCCCGCGATCCGCGCCGATGTTTGGTTACACGAAAGTTTATGGAGCAGTATCCAGACGATTTTCTGGGGATTTACGCTGTCGTCTCTCATCGGGGTTCCGCTCGGTATTTTATGCGGATCGTTCGCGAGTGTCTCGCGGGTGACGGAACCGTTTGTCGACTTTGTGCGCTACATGCCGGCTCCGGTTTTCGGCGCGCTCATGGTGGCGGTGTGGGGCATCTATCAGGAGCCCAAGATCGCGATCATTTTCATCGGCACGTTTTTTCAGCAGGTGTTGGTGGTGTCCAATACCGTGCGCAAGGTCGACCCGGCGTTGATTGAGGCCGCGCAAACTTTGGGCGCAAAAAATCGTCACTTGCTCATGCGTGTCATCGTGCCGGCGAGCTTGCCCGATCTCTACAACGACCTGCGCATCCTGCTCGGTTGGGCGTGGACCTATCTGATCGTTGCCGAGGTGATCGGCGTGAGCTCCGGCATCACGTTTTTTATCAACCAACAAGCGAAGTATCGGAACTTTGAAAACGTCTACGCAGCCATTTTCATCATCGGGCTGATTGGTCTGCTCACCGATCAAGTGCTGGGTTTCGTCGGCGCGCGCCTGTTCGGTTGGCGCACGCTCAAGCCCAGTCGCCTGCGAACGCTGTGGCAGCGGTTTTTCAGCGATCGCTACATCACGCTCTGGCCCGAGCGGGTTACTCGGAAAGGGGACGTGTGA
- a CDS encoding urea amidolyase associated protein UAAP2 translates to MATFILTESPLVAADAVYRQVVNAGDHWSHLIKAGQTLRILDLEGNQAADTLFYDAHDTNNRYSASDTIRHQGALYLTTGTKLISTEGDVLLTIVADTCGRHDTLGGACSRESNTMRYAHEKESMHACRDSFIRGAQECGCGHDFGKRDITCNINFFMNVPVTPEGGLTFADGVSAPGRYVELRAERDVLALISNCPQLNNPCNGWNPTPVEVLIWD, encoded by the coding sequence ATGGCCACCTTTATTCTCACCGAAAGTCCGCTCGTTGCTGCCGATGCAGTTTACCGCCAAGTCGTCAACGCGGGTGACCATTGGTCGCACCTCATCAAAGCGGGGCAGACGCTGCGCATCCTCGACCTTGAGGGTAACCAAGCTGCGGATACGTTGTTTTACGATGCGCACGATACCAACAATCGATACAGCGCGTCCGATACGATTCGTCACCAAGGGGCGCTCTATCTCACGACCGGCACGAAGCTGATCTCCACCGAAGGCGATGTCCTGCTGACGATCGTCGCCGACACCTGCGGCCGCCACGACACCTTGGGCGGAGCTTGTTCGCGCGAGAGCAACACCATGCGCTACGCGCACGAGAAGGAGTCGATGCACGCCTGCCGTGACAGCTTCATCCGTGGCGCGCAGGAGTGCGGCTGCGGTCACGACTTCGGCAAGCGCGATATCACCTGCAACATCAATTTCTTCATGAACGTGCCGGTCACACCCGAGGGCGGTCTCACGTTCGCCGACGGTGTTTCCGCCCCCGGCCGCTACGTCGAACTGCGCGCCGAGCGCGACGTTCTCGCCCTCATCTCCAACTGCCCCCAACTCAACAACCCCTGCAACGGCTGGAACCCCACCCCGGTGGAAGTGCTGATATGGGACTGA
- a CDS encoding ABC transporter ATP-binding protein produces MNPTDVKLPDYRTQVPAVAARFQKLKQRPVVLEVERLGRQFAASDGGVITALKDINFQVHRREFLTVIGPSGCGKSTLIRLVAGLDHPTSGRMLLDGQEVRGPGPDRGMVFQGYTLFPWLTVTENIMFGLKLRGHSESKARREALQWVDLVGLTRCKDQYPVQLSGGMKQRAAIARALANGPRILLMDEPFGALDAQTRAQMQAHLMEIWRNVDVTILFITHDLDEAILLADRILVLKPHPGEVQELIEVPVSRPREVGRFHCPEFLATRQHLDDLIHPPVSVEADPLPIVRLTAVGDDVE; encoded by the coding sequence GTGAATCCTACCGATGTAAAACTACCCGATTACCGCACGCAGGTCCCTGCGGTGGCGGCGCGATTTCAAAAACTCAAACAGCGACCGGTCGTGCTCGAGGTCGAACGGTTGGGGCGGCAGTTTGCCGCCAGCGACGGTGGCGTGATCACGGCCTTGAAAGATATCAATTTTCAAGTCCACCGGCGCGAGTTCCTGACCGTCATCGGTCCGTCGGGCTGCGGTAAATCGACGCTCATCCGACTCGTGGCCGGACTCGACCACCCAACGTCGGGCCGCATGCTCCTCGACGGGCAGGAAGTCAGGGGACCGGGCCCTGATCGCGGTATGGTTTTCCAGGGCTACACGCTCTTCCCCTGGCTCACGGTTACGGAGAACATCATGTTCGGGCTCAAGCTGCGCGGTCACAGCGAATCCAAAGCACGTCGTGAGGCGTTGCAATGGGTCGATCTCGTCGGACTCACGCGCTGCAAGGACCAGTATCCCGTGCAACTTTCCGGGGGCATGAAGCAACGCGCCGCCATCGCTCGCGCCCTCGCCAACGGGCCCCGCATCCTGCTCATGGATGAACCCTTCGGTGCCCTCGACGCCCAGACGCGCGCGCAAATGCAGGCCCATCTCATGGAGATCTGGCGCAACGTCGATGTGACCATTCTGTTCATCACCCACGACCTCGACGAAGCCATTCTGCTGGCCGATCGCATCCTCGTCTTGAAACCGCACCCGGGCGAAGTGCAGGAACTCATCGAGGTGCCCGTGTCCCGGCCACGCGAAGTGGGTCGTTTTCACTGCCCGGAGTTTTTAGCCACCCGCCAACATCTTGATGATCTCATCCATCCGCCGGTCTCGGTCGAAGCGGATCCCCTGCCCATTGTGCGCCTCACCGCCGTGGGGGATGACGTCGAGTGA
- a CDS encoding urea amidolyase associated protein UAAP1 — MFQSGPIFTRTLDHAGLWSGVISRGKTLRLTDLQGGANVGVLLYNADLTVERYNMPDTLKGQHTYQLTHPHCLHSDMGRLLASITADTAGWHDTACGCSDAAQVAAKYGKKSYQSGHNEFHRNGRECFLIELAKWGLGKRDLVPNLNLFSKVTADEAGVLTFVPGNSPAGAYVDLRLEMNTLVVLNTCQHPLDPDPVYHPRPVKLEVFPAQPVALTDTCINSRPENLRAAENTAAYHALRD; from the coding sequence ATGTTTCAGTCCGGTCCAATTTTCACCCGCACACTAGACCACGCCGGCCTGTGGTCGGGCGTGATTTCGCGCGGCAAGACCCTGCGCCTGACCGACCTCCAGGGCGGTGCCAATGTGGGCGTGTTGCTCTACAACGCCGACCTCACCGTTGAGCGCTACAACATGCCCGACACCCTCAAGGGGCAGCACACGTATCAGCTCACCCACCCGCATTGTCTGCACTCCGATATGGGGCGGCTGTTGGCTTCGATCACGGCCGACACGGCCGGTTGGCACGACACGGCCTGCGGCTGTTCCGACGCGGCGCAAGTGGCGGCCAAATACGGGAAGAAATCCTATCAATCCGGGCACAACGAATTCCATCGCAACGGCCGGGAATGCTTTCTCATCGAGCTGGCCAAATGGGGTCTCGGCAAACGCGACCTCGTGCCGAATCTGAACCTCTTCAGCAAAGTGACCGCCGACGAAGCGGGCGTCCTGACGTTCGTGCCCGGCAACTCGCCCGCCGGAGCCTACGTCGATTTGCGTTTGGAGATGAACACCCTCGTCGTGCTCAACACCTGCCAGCACCCGCTGGATCCTGACCCGGTCTATCACCCCCGTCCGGTTAAACTTGAGGTCTTCCCGGCGCAGCCGGTTGCCCTCACCGACACGTGCATCAACTCGCGTCCGGAAAATCTGCGCGCCGCCGAAAACACGGCCGCCTACCACGCCCTGCGCGACTGA